GTATTCATCGGCCTGTTGACCCTCGATGAAATCCAATCGCAGCGCCTGTTTGAAAGCTTTGACGGGTGTTTTGACCGCAGGGCGCGCCATCTTCAGCTGCGCGATCCCTTCGCGCAGAACTTCGTCCCATGATTTTTCGATGACGGGTTCGGGAGGAGCGTCCTCCACGCGTTCGTCGCGTTCGACGACCTTGAAAACGGTGCGACCGATTTGAAATTGCACGCCGTGCATGAGTTGCACGCGTTTGACCTTTTGCCCGTTGATCTTGATGAGGTTGGAAGAGCCTTGGTCGATGACCAAAAGTCCGCCCTTCGGATCTTTGACGATCGCGGCGTGGAAACTCGAAACTTTCGAGTCTTTCTTCAGCTGAATTTGACCGCGGACCCGCCCGATTTCGGTCCCATCGCGGATCGAGAAGCTCTGCCCCGCGTGCGGTCCTTCGATAATTTCGAGTATAAACCCCATAGATTCATTTTAAGGCCTTGGAGGGGGATGGCCAAGGCCCTGGCAAATCAACTTGTTCTTGATCGAGGTCCATGTTAGTTCCCTGTCCTTGTTCATCATAACCTTGCTGTTGGGAAGACCCCATCGGCAGCCCCGAAAGGTAAGCTAAATGGCTGAAACTATTCTGAAATCGTCCGAAGTTCTGAAGCCCTACGAAGCGGTCATCATCATGCACCCCGAAGCTTCGCTGGACGAGCAAAAAGAACTCCTCCGTAAGAACAAAGGCATCGTCGAGTCGTTCAACGGCAAATTCAACTCGCTGGACACTTGGGGCAAACGCAATCTGGCCAACCTCATCGGTAAAGTGAAAAAGGGAACTTACTTCCACGTCACTTTCGAAGCGCGCCCCGCTGCGATCGCCGAGCTCGAGCGCACCATGCGTATCAACGATAAAGTCCTCCGTTTCATGCACACCAAGTTGGACGCTCGCGTCTCGCTGACCAAGTTCATGGAAGACTTCAAAAAATCGCTGGCAGAAACTGCAACTCGTGAGCGTGAGCGCGAAGCGAAAATCCAGGCGAAACGTGCCGCGATGGCCGCAATGGCTCAGGATCGCCGCGACGCTTAAGGAAAACCCACTTGAGTTCACAGATCTCGAGATTAAAAGAGCCCAAAGCCTGGGCTCTTTTCATTTCTGGCAGTTGTTTAACCCTTCTGACGCCCTTTCTGGGCGCGCCGTTCCTGCGTATTCTGCAGAACGTCTATGGCTCGGTGGCCTATTGGCTGCTGGGGTTGGTCGCCACGGCGACGGTCGCGGCTTCAATGCCGGGGACGATGGCGATCTTGGCCGCGTCGGTTTGGATCTGCGTCGGCGTTTTCGGTGAGTTCGAGAAAAAGGGCTACGGCCGGTTCTGGCCCGGAATGCTGGGCGTGGCCCTCGCGACCCTGCTGTCGTGGGTGGTCCCGGGACTTTTGAAGAATCAGTTCGGCGTCGATGTCGGCCCCGGGGTCGAAGAGAGCCTTCAGGCCTTGGTGAAACAGATCGAAAACAATCCTGAGCAGAAGGCGTGGATGGAAACCATGGGTTTCCAAACCGAAGCTCTGCTGGGTCAGGTGCCTTCGATGCTGGCCCTCGTGTACTTAATGTGTTTGGCCTTCGCTCTGATGTTGGCGCAGCGCATTGCGGCGGTCTTCCGGGTCCCTTACGAGCGGATCGCGGGCACGGGACGTTTGCTGGAATTCCGCATCCCGGACTGGATTTCGATCCTTTTGATCCTCTCGTTTCTGTTCAGCTTTTTGAAGGTCGACGTGCCGGGGCTGAACACGGTGGCTTTGAACCTGCTGCAGTTCTTGATCGGGCTCTACTTTTTTCAAGGCCTGGCCGTCTTGGAGACGACCTTCATCCTCTTGCGGGTCGATCCGATTCTGAAACTGATCGTCTACATTTTCGTTGTAGCCCAGTTGTTCTTTTTGTTAAGTCTCGTGGGCTTAGCGGATTTCTGGCTGGATTTTAGAAAGCGCCTACGCAATTGGGTGCTGAAAAAATCGAAGGAAAACGAGCCGTAACATGAACCAATACCTTACCCGTATGGGCCGTGGCCCCGGGATGGAGAAACAGGATTCAAGAGAATCCCGTAGAACTAGGAGAGAGAAATGAAAGTCATTCTGCAAAAAGACGTTAAAGACATCGGTAAAGTTGGAGATCTCGTTAGCGTCGCACCTGGTTTTGCGCGGAACTTCCTGTTCCCCCGTAAATTGGCAATGGAAGCGACCGAGACCCGCGTTTCGGAATACGAACACTTGAAGCGCGTTTCGGAAGCGAAGAAGAAAAAAGCGGTCGCAGAGCGCCAAGCATTGCTGGCGAAAGTGAACGGAATCGCTTTGAACTTCAAAGTCTCGGCGGGCGAAACTGAAAAGCTCTTCGGTTCGGTCACGACTTCGGACATTTCGCGCGAACTCGAGAACAAAGGTTTCTCGGTCGATCGCCGCGATATCCATCTCGAAGAACAAATCAAAGTCTTGGGTAACCACAAAGCGACCATCCG
The window above is part of the Pseudobdellovibrionaceae bacterium genome. Proteins encoded here:
- a CDS encoding FHA domain-containing protein — its product is MGFILEIIEGPHAGQSFSIRDGTEIGRVRGQIQLKKDSKVSSFHAAIVKDPKGGLLVIDQGSSNLIKINGQKVKRVQLMHGVQFQIGRTVFKVVERDERVEDAPPEPVIEKSWDEVLREGIAQLKMARPAVKTPVKAFKQALRLDFIEGQQADEYLTLGFGPRDFGSDNLDIELKESVCPAIAFTIAPSSTGAVFTTDFPRMVHVNGQSDIRHELQEGDTIRIGTTLIQVSFVK
- the rpsF gene encoding 30S ribosomal protein S6 — protein: MKSSEVLKPYEAVIIMHPEASLDEQKELLRKNKGIVESFNGKFNSLDTWGKRNLANLIGKVKKGTYFHVTFEARPAAIAELERTMRINDKVLRFMHTKLDARVSLTKFMEDFKKSLAETATREREREAKIQAKRAAMAAMAQDRRDA
- a CDS encoding DUF2232 domain-containing protein — its product is MSSQISRLKEPKAWALFISGSCLTLLTPFLGAPFLRILQNVYGSVAYWLLGLVATATVAASMPGTMAILAASVWICVGVFGEFEKKGYGRFWPGMLGVALATLLSWVVPGLLKNQFGVDVGPGVEESLQALVKQIENNPEQKAWMETMGFQTEALLGQVPSMLALVYLMCLAFALMLAQRIAAVFRVPYERIAGTGRLLEFRIPDWISILLILSFLFSFLKVDVPGLNTVALNLLQFLIGLYFFQGLAVLETTFILLRVDPILKLIVYIFVVAQLFFLLSLVGLADFWLDFRKRLRNWVLKKSKENEP
- the rplI gene encoding 50S ribosomal protein L9, with product MKVILQKDVKDIGKVGDLVSVAPGFARNFLFPRKLAMEATETRVSEYEHLKRVSEAKKKKAVAERQALLAKVNGIALNFKVSAGETEKLFGSVTTSDISRELENKGFSVDRRDIHLEEQIKVLGNHKATIRLGDNLETTVQIVVERA